A window of the Hypomesus transpacificus isolate Combined female chromosome 22, fHypTra1, whole genome shotgun sequence genome harbors these coding sequences:
- the fam163ba gene encoding protein FAM163B: protein MTAGTVVITGGILATVILLCIIAVLCYCRLQYYCCKKEESESEEEEPDFAVTSRLPPVHSNHNIVAASAAVSSAPNGPALFPPPPARKLTRSQTFCPSCTHYELPFYLQQPEGLRNGGERVSYRSVQQHDLDPLPHPLPHQLPLRVPLPVDLPSYHKLNLTRSVTMRDMFTRSCSISTDV from the exons ATGACAGCCGGTACAGTGGTCATCACTGGAGGAATCCTCGCAACTGTTATCTTACTCTGCATCATCGCAGTACTGTGCTACTGTAGACTGCAG TACTACTGCTGTAAGAAGGAGGAGTCAgagtcggaggaggaggagccagacttTGCTGTGACGTCCCGCCTCCCTCCGGTGCACTCCAATCACAACATTGTGGCGGCCTCGGCCGCCGTCTCCTCCGCCCCAAACGGGCCCGCCCTTTTCCCACCGCCGCCAGCGCGGAAGCTGACGCGCTCACAGACCTTCTGCCCGTCCTGCACCCACTATGAGCTGCCGTTCTACCTGCAGCAGCCGGAGGGCCTGCGGAACGGCGGCGAGCGCGTCAGCTACCGTAGCGTCCAGCAACACGACCTGGaccccctgccccaccctctGCCTCACCAGCTGCCCCTCCGTGTGCCCCTTCCCGTAGACCTGCCCAGCTACCACAAGCTCAACCTCACCCGCTCTGTCACCATGAGGGACATGTTCACGCGCAGCTGCAGCATTAGCACTGATGTGTAG